A single Vulcanisaeta distributa DSM 14429 DNA region contains:
- a CDS encoding class I SAM-dependent methyltransferase: MPYDVPFVPTPEVVVRRMLQLANVKRDEVVYDLGCGDGRIVIMAAREFGAQAACIEIRKDLYEQTLRRVRDLGLEDRVRVIYGNFFEEDLSEADVVTMYLLTSVNERIKPKLERELKPSTRVVSHDFEVPGWKPLIVEDLYEEWRSHKIYLYKIPGLEIPVPIEGLEEKLKNTQLNEKYLEILELIDGNRSIEEISNKTQLTIRSIRNIVGELMKQGFIKEVRVVK; the protein is encoded by the coding sequence ATGCCTTACGATGTCCCATTTGTACCTACGCCAGAGGTCGTGGTTAGGAGAATGCTCCAATTGGCTAATGTTAAAAGGGATGAGGTTGTTTATGACCTTGGTTGTGGCGACGGTAGGATCGTCATAATGGCCGCCAGGGAATTTGGGGCCCAGGCTGCATGCATTGAAATTAGGAAGGATCTATATGAACAAACCCTCAGGAGGGTTAGGGACCTTGGGCTCGAGGATAGGGTTCGCGTGATTTATGGGAACTTCTTCGAGGAGGACTTATCTGAGGCTGATGTGGTTACGATGTACCTACTCACAAGCGTTAATGAGAGAATAAAGCCTAAGCTTGAACGTGAGTTAAAGCCAAGTACTAGGGTTGTGTCTCACGACTTTGAGGTGCCTGGTTGGAAGCCATTAATTGTGGAGGACCTCTATGAGGAGTGGAGAAGCCATAAGATCTACCTATACAAAATACCTGGTCTTGAAATACCAGTACCCATTGAGGGTTTAGAGGAGAAATTGAAGAATACTCAACTTAACGAGAAGTACCTGGAGATTCTCGAGCTAATTGATGGTAATAGATCCATTGAGGAGATATCGAATAAGACACAATTAACGATAAGGAGCATCAGGAACATAGTTGGTGAGTTAATGAAGCAGGGGTTCATTAAGGAGGTAAGGGTCGTTAAGTAA
- a CDS encoding M48 family metalloprotease yields MVGIKTYRVIRDLIKDPQSLINYVEDYLLRIAGLTYAAKEINGEVARLMVHGSNGDAELSINHEVRVKGHGKMRDLVNALVLRYLGTDGMRRITILLLQRGNRVYRVNDLPRSYSPSIGLIGLMLISIMALSIVVAVLRIINVIPSIHLIIILLLSPLLIPIIYSYILQLRVRHGDLRDSRIIKFVLEYSDFEERRFNEALRFLSRIENTRSLNEIRRFLISLVNDARTRPQSFYEEEIDVNSLIKKLGIKGNYGIYLVNVNQCNAASIGLPGINYIILTSRLVSCLNTDELAAVIMHEVGHIIHGDSAKTLFLISLAQLVNIALITYIIPLMSLPAIPILIIAILLEVFGIVSVMKLSEYSADKYALKFVPRRSLAMALIRVTWKELHNELVRRRLSVFASHPSVSSRLVRILQ; encoded by the coding sequence ATGGTGGGAATAAAAACATATCGGGTAATCCGTGATTTAATTAAAGATCCTCAATCCCTAATTAATTACGTAGAGGATTATTTATTGAGGATTGCTGGGTTAACATACGCGGCTAAGGAAATCAATGGCGAGGTTGCCAGGTTAATGGTTCATGGGAGTAATGGGGATGCAGAATTAAGTATTAACCATGAGGTTAGGGTTAAGGGTCACGGTAAGATGAGGGACCTCGTAAATGCGTTGGTCCTAAGGTACCTGGGTACTGACGGCATGCGTAGAATAACAATACTTCTGTTGCAGAGGGGTAATAGGGTTTATAGGGTCAATGATCTGCCAAGGTCCTACTCACCATCAATTGGTTTAATAGGGCTTATGTTAATCTCAATCATGGCATTATCAATAGTTGTTGCCGTGTTGAGAATCATTAATGTAATACCATCAATACACCTAATAATAATACTGCTCCTCTCGCCACTTCTCATACCAATAATTTACTCATACATCCTTCAGTTAAGGGTAAGGCATGGTGATTTAAGGGATTCACGAATCATAAAGTTCGTTTTAGAGTATAGTGATTTTGAGGAGAGGAGGTTCAATGAGGCTCTGCGGTTTTTATCTAGGATTGAAAACACGAGGTCATTAAATGAGATCAGGAGGTTCCTAATTTCGTTGGTTAATGATGCTAGGACGAGACCGCAAAGTTTCTATGAGGAGGAGATTGATGTTAACTCATTAATTAAGAAATTGGGTATTAAGGGTAATTATGGTATTTACCTAGTTAATGTGAATCAATGTAATGCCGCATCCATAGGATTACCTGGCATCAATTACATAATCTTAACCTCAAGACTTGTATCGTGCTTAAATACTGATGAATTAGCCGCCGTAATAATGCACGAGGTTGGTCACATAATCCACGGCGATTCCGCGAAAACGCTCTTCCTAATATCACTGGCTCAGTTGGTGAATATTGCGTTAATAACATACATAATACCATTAATGAGCCTACCAGCAATACCAATCCTCATAATCGCAATCCTCCTTGAAGTATTCGGCATAGTCTCTGTAATGAAGCTAAGTGAGTACTCAGCGGATAAGTATGCACTTAAGTTCGTACCTAGGAGAAGCCTTGCCATGGCGTTAATTAGAGTCACCTGGAAGGAATTACACAACGAATTAGTGCGTAGGAGGTTGAGCGTCTTCGCCTCACACCCATCGGTATCAAGTAGGTTGGTCAGGATTCTGCAGTGA
- a CDS encoding ATP-binding protein, with translation MDILSISAIAIPASLVVASLAKEFLGDNVTVGTRFMIPYKVPLDKHLCILGPTRGGKSSLVKAMIRELHRKYVVTVLDWHGEYAGLLPTLPTSAINIDLEKIPPKLLTEILGFGLGLNEPSMYMLYRMIRDGNYTSFSDLISKIDNYLVSTRTEAEMKAAILRRLEYSAMNIGKGIVSIESLMEGDAVIDLSDLTIIEEKRLVSSLILAALYMHYMRRGLIEKGVRHVLIIEEAQNILDMGGPTYSIIDHIIMELAKYGLRTILVSNAVPKSSILKHCNIVLFKINPDLLDEGVAFSRNLINKLSEISTEEALVITSKGITKVRPLKAVIEPTHVIIRGHNDLRNASSQEVTSSVGNNGFNERLNDGVNGNETKTVNTKVSEDLNSRDEEDGRAPMKQVNPVNDAVLINGSVINNGDSIFRKQIMELEREVANLRDKINEIERILDADEKLIEKILELDGKLKNNSHV, from the coding sequence ATGGACATATTAAGCATTAGTGCAATAGCAATACCTGCCTCATTAGTTGTTGCATCATTAGCAAAGGAGTTCCTTGGCGATAACGTTACAGTAGGCACGCGCTTCATGATACCCTATAAAGTGCCACTTGATAAACACCTCTGTATATTGGGCCCTACTAGGGGTGGTAAGTCATCGCTTGTTAAGGCCATGATTAGGGAGCTTCATCGAAAGTATGTGGTCACCGTATTGGACTGGCACGGTGAATACGCAGGCCTATTACCAACGTTACCCACTTCAGCAATTAACATAGACCTTGAGAAGATACCGCCGAAGTTGCTAACCGAGATACTGGGTTTTGGCTTGGGACTTAATGAGCCGAGTATGTACATGCTTTATAGGATGATTCGTGACGGAAATTACACGAGTTTCAGTGACCTAATAAGCAAGATAGATAATTATCTCGTTAGCACGAGGACGGAGGCTGAGATGAAGGCTGCCATACTTAGGAGGCTTGAGTACTCGGCTATGAATATCGGCAAGGGTATTGTGAGCATTGAATCGCTCATGGAGGGTGACGCGGTTATAGATCTCAGTGACTTAACAATTATTGAGGAGAAGAGGCTCGTCTCATCGCTAATATTAGCTGCACTATACATGCATTATATGAGGAGGGGCTTGATTGAGAAGGGCGTTAGGCATGTATTGATTATTGAGGAGGCTCAGAACATACTCGATATGGGCGGCCCCACTTACTCAATCATTGATCATATAATAATGGAGTTGGCGAAGTATGGGTTGAGGACAATCCTAGTTAGTAATGCCGTTCCTAAATCATCAATATTAAAGCATTGCAATATAGTGCTGTTTAAGATAAATCCTGATCTCCTGGATGAAGGGGTGGCGTTTTCCAGGAACTTAATTAATAAGTTGAGCGAGATATCTACGGAGGAGGCATTAGTAATAACAAGTAAGGGCATTACTAAGGTGAGACCGTTAAAGGCAGTTATTGAGCCAACCCATGTAATAATTAGAGGGCACAATGACCTTAGAAATGCTTCGTCTCAGGAGGTCACTTCCTCAGTGGGTAATAATGGATTTAATGAAAGGTTGAACGATGGAGTGAATGGTAATGAGACTAAGACCGTTAATACTAAGGTGAGTGAGGACTTAAATAGTAGGGATGAAGAGGACGGTAGAGCACCTATGAAGCAGGTTAATCCCGTTAATGACGCCGTATTAATTAATGGTTCAGTAATTAATAATGGCGATTCCATATTTAGGAAGCAGATAATGGAGTTGGAAAGGGAGGTTGCTAATTTACGTGATAAGATCAATGAAATAGAAAGAATATTAGATGCAGATGAGAAACTCATTGAAAAGATACTGGAGCTTGATGGTAAATTGAAAAATAACTCACACGTTTAA
- a CDS encoding helicase C-terminal domain-containing protein — protein sequence MDIADYVYSMLREKDVILLNAYPGFGKSRIAVTIAKRWINDGGQALIITRSRAEALQLCEFTRQVGIRDRVSLFLGRESMCPFNARNSKQCLLYRLSGKCRVRKTEVSSSVMTCNSLDLFNDGLCPYEVNEALAYQLPIVISTHAYLSSPELYGKLMNIINTWNKPLVIIDEFHNVAAGLEESVSISIDELRQWASHGNDIANKLLDRVGNYTPQREVVVLRRFDIDDLLKGSELINDKVIEILTHFGNDLCAFTYDGKLVRLRCLSLKPIHDLIMRSQRALFLTASIGRRFSYIMSIYSKPSYYVAVDSLPREYRENLSVLSIVDVEFTHRNRLLREYLDIVNRSIKVFIESSPPTGGLAIFFPSIEYLDSYVNQYAPPVWGVPTFVLRNSSEAVNAIGTFKESARVTKSLVITYAQNPIGEGVNFLEQELVGVMIIGFPLPQYSQWGFLKSHYYKRLGINGFTTTYLFPAISTTTQIIGRLLRDLDRHKKVAVLLDGRFYRYRRYMPKWLMSRMRPMKLLQFLKASLWR from the coding sequence ATGGATATTGCCGATTACGTATACTCAATGCTGAGGGAAAAAGACGTAATCCTACTAAATGCATACCCCGGTTTTGGTAAATCCAGGATAGCAGTGACGATAGCCAAGAGGTGGATCAACGATGGCGGCCAGGCACTAATAATAACTAGGTCTAGAGCAGAGGCGCTACAGCTTTGTGAATTCACGAGACAAGTTGGTATTAGGGATAGGGTATCATTATTCCTTGGCAGGGAATCAATGTGCCCATTTAATGCACGTAACTCGAAGCAATGTCTTCTATATAGGTTGAGTGGTAAGTGTAGGGTTAGGAAGACTGAGGTATCGTCGTCTGTGATGACCTGTAATTCCCTTGACCTATTTAATGATGGTTTATGCCCATACGAGGTTAATGAGGCTCTTGCCTATCAACTACCCATAGTAATATCAACCCACGCATACCTATCGAGCCCCGAACTTTACGGTAAGTTAATGAACATAATCAATACCTGGAACAAACCTCTCGTGATAATTGACGAATTCCACAACGTTGCTGCGGGTCTTGAGGAGTCAGTGAGTATAAGCATTGATGAGTTGAGACAATGGGCATCGCATGGTAATGACATAGCCAATAAGTTACTTGATAGGGTGGGTAATTATACACCGCAGAGGGAGGTTGTGGTTTTGAGGAGATTTGATATTGATGATTTGTTAAAGGGGTCGGAATTAATTAATGATAAGGTCATTGAAATACTGACGCACTTTGGAAATGACCTGTGCGCATTCACGTATGATGGTAAGCTTGTTAGGCTGAGGTGTCTCTCGCTTAAACCTATTCATGACTTAATAATGAGGTCACAAAGAGCTCTTTTTCTGACGGCATCTATTGGTAGGAGGTTTTCCTACATCATGAGTATTTACTCTAAGCCTTCATACTACGTGGCGGTGGATTCCCTACCAAGGGAATACCGAGAAAACCTTAGCGTTCTATCCATAGTTGATGTAGAGTTCACGCATAGAAATAGGTTGTTAAGGGAGTACCTGGACATCGTTAATAGAAGTATTAAGGTCTTCATTGAGTCATCACCACCAACCGGTGGCTTAGCCATCTTCTTTCCAAGTATTGAGTATCTGGATTCCTACGTTAATCAATACGCACCACCTGTTTGGGGAGTACCAACCTTCGTGCTTAGGAATAGCTCTGAGGCTGTAAATGCCATTGGGACATTTAAGGAGAGCGCCAGGGTTACCAAGTCATTAGTAATAACATATGCCCAAAACCCAATTGGTGAAGGTGTGAACTTTCTTGAGCAGGAGTTGGTCGGGGTCATGATCATTGGGTTTCCACTCCCTCAATATAGTCAGTGGGGTTTCCTAAAGTCTCATTATTATAAAAGGCTTGGGATTAATGGATTTACGACCACGTACCTATTCCCAGCAATATCAACGACAACGCAAATAATCGGTAGATTGCTGAGGGATTTAGATAGGCATAAGAAGGTCGCGGTTCTACTCGATGGGAGGTTTTACCGTTATAGAAGGTACATGCCTAAGTGGCTTATGTCTAGGATGAGGCCTATGAAGCTGCTTCAATTCCTAAAAGCCTCATTATGGCGATGA
- a CDS encoding TatD family hydrolase, whose amino-acid sequence MIDTHAHLSRWDVYDHADELVREARREGLLAIINVTMRLNEVGNALSLVSRYGGFVYTALGYDYGGFDIREVQEIMRVINERRNLIVGIGEVGLDYSVVRDRMLREISRHIFTKWIMLARDLDLPLIIHSRDAEDDVIKLLSRYGPVKCVMHAFNGSKEQVMKLLELGCYFSIPPTITRSRQKRDLAMMLPLNRILLESDTPELGPSPGEVSRPVHIKVTLTELSSILNINVTELSNIIVENTLSVFQLGKR is encoded by the coding sequence TTGATCGACACGCATGCGCATTTAAGTAGGTGGGATGTGTATGATCATGCGGATGAGTTGGTAAGGGAGGCTCGTAGGGAGGGATTATTGGCCATAATTAATGTGACCATGAGACTCAATGAGGTAGGGAATGCACTTAGTTTAGTGAGTAGGTATGGTGGGTTTGTTTATACTGCGTTGGGTTATGATTATGGCGGCTTCGATATTAGGGAGGTTCAGGAAATCATGAGGGTTATTAATGAGAGGAGGAACTTGATTGTTGGTATTGGTGAGGTTGGGCTTGACTATAGTGTTGTTAGGGATAGAATGCTTAGGGAGATTTCACGACACATATTCACTAAGTGGATAATGCTTGCCAGGGACCTTGATTTACCACTGATAATTCATTCGAGGGACGCTGAAGACGATGTTATCAAGTTATTGAGTAGGTATGGGCCGGTTAAATGCGTAATGCACGCATTCAATGGCAGTAAAGAGCAGGTAATGAAATTACTTGAGCTTGGTTGTTACTTCTCAATACCACCAACCATAACCAGGTCTAGGCAGAAGAGGGATTTGGCCATGATGCTGCCTCTAAATAGGATACTCCTTGAGAGCGATACACCTGAGCTTGGGCCTAGTCCTGGTGAGGTGTCGAGACCAGTACACATTAAGGTAACTCTGACGGAGCTCTCAAGTATTCTAAATATTAATGTAACAGAGCTGAGTAATATCATTGTTGAGAACACATTATCGGTCTTTCAACTCGGTAAGAGGTGA
- a CDS encoding AAA-associated domain-containing protein, with the protein MPLDARFADVLGLIDTLANEFKGQADIFMIAKEMESDIDDLIPALNAAVYLGFVEVKGGDVKITNEGKEFLNAKISDRKKILRQKLLNLEPFHTAYNLGLRKPFTIDDLIEELNEKGYVEAREPGIRHLLEILLAEWGVFAGMLKRRGDVYIAIP; encoded by the coding sequence ATGCCGTTAGATGCAAGGTTCGCAGATGTGCTTGGATTAATAGATACGCTCGCCAATGAGTTTAAGGGACAAGCCGACATATTCATGATCGCGAAGGAGATGGAGTCGGATATTGATGATTTAATTCCGGCACTTAATGCCGCCGTTTACCTTGGGTTTGTCGAGGTTAAGGGTGGTGATGTTAAGATTACGAATGAGGGTAAGGAATTCCTCAATGCCAAGATTAGTGATAGGAAGAAGATACTTCGGCAAAAGTTGCTTAATCTTGAGCCGTTTCACACAGCCTATAACCTGGGGTTACGTAAGCCCTTCACCATCGATGATCTTATCGAGGAATTGAATGAGAAGGGCTACGTAGAGGCCAGGGAGCCAGGCATTAGACATTTACTCGAAATATTGCTGGCTGAGTGGGGCGTATTCGCCGGCATGCTTAAGAGGAGGGGTGATGTGTACATTGCAATACCATGA